The genomic interval GCGAGCAGCGCCTGAAGGTCAGATTGCGACATCCCGCGGCTGCCGAAGAGCGCGGAGCCGATGACGCTCGCGACCCACGGACCGAACAGGGTCTTGGCGGATGCCGCCTCCATGACCGCAACGACCACGTCCTCGCTCGCGCCTTGCGACGCCACGCGCGGCGACGTCCACACGCCGAGCACAGGCTCCCACAGCGCGGGCGGCGTCGCGGCGCTCACCCAACCGCCCTGCTCCCTTTCGTACGCCGCGCCCCGGAACCAAAACACGCTCGCATCCCCCGCGGCGCCGGAGCACGTGAACCACTCCGCCGGTTCGCCGCTCTCCTGCCACACGTCGTCCTCCGCTCGAAAGAGCGCCAACTGGCCGTCGCGCGCGAGCTTCTTGGCGAGATGGGTCCAGGCGGGCGACCGCGCATACTCGGGCTGCCAGGCGACCGACAGGTTCGCCTCGGCCGACGACTGCGTCTGACGGTAGGGCGCCTGCCGCCACGATTGAATGACCTGCTGCAGCTCGGGCCCGGGCGACAACGAAGCGTTCGCAACCGGCGGGCTCGCGGCCACCATCCCCACCAAACTCGCCCAGGACACCGCGCGCACGACGCGCCGCAGGGACATCGCGATCCCTCACCTTCGCCTTCTTGGGCACATTCTACCACTCGGGCGCGAGGCCGAAAAGCTCAGTTTTGGGCGAGGCGCACCACCCGCCAGAACGCCTCCTTCGGGCGGTGATGGACGTCGAAGAGAAGCGGCCAGTCCTTCCTGCCCTTGACGGGGAAGTCGTCTCGCCACGTCGAGTCGTCCGCGACGCCCCAGAGCGTCACGTTGTCGATGGCGTCCTGATGCCGCAAATAGAGCGCAAACAGGGCCTCGTAGCGCGCCGCGAGCCGCTCGGCCAGCTCATCGTCGTACGGCCGCGCAGGCGCCTGTGGGCGGTCCGGCTCGTGCACCCACGGGTACACGCTCACATCGAGCTCCGTGACGTGCAGCCGAAGGCCGAGCGCCCGGTACCGCTCGATGGCCTCCTCCATCTCCTCGATGGGCGGATCGTCCAGGGAGACGTGCATCTGCAGCCCCACGCCATGCACGGGCACTCCGCGGTCCAACAGGTGCTCGAGCAGCCGCAGGATGCGGTCCCGCTTATCGGGCTTCGTCTCGTTGTAGTCGTTGTAGAAGAGTAGCGCGCCGGGATCCGCCTGATGCGCCAAGCGAAACGCCATCTCGATGTAGTCGTCCCCCAGCGCCTGCCGCCATGGGCTCGGGCGCAGCCAGCCGTCCCCTTGGTCGATCACGGCCTCGTTCACCACGTCCCAGCACAAGGCGGCGCCGCGGTAGTGACCCACGACCTCGGCGATGTGCTGCTCGAGCCTTGCCTCGACGAGCTTCGCGGGCGCGGGTTGGCCGAGAGAGTCCAGGAACACCCAAGAAGGCGTCTGGTTGTGCCACACGAGCGTGTGGCCGCGCACGAACATGCCGTGATCGCGGGCGAATAAAACGATTTGGTCAGCAGCAGAAAAAGAATACGTGTCTTCGGCAGGGTGGATGCGCTCCCACTTCATCTCGTTCTCCGGCGTCACACTGCTGAAGTGGCGCGCCAGGAGATGGGCGTGCGTGTGAACGGTCGCCGCGTTGACCGCAGCGCCCACGCGAAAGCGGGAAGCGTACGCTTCTTTCAGAGACGGCGCTTGATCCGTCATGCTCGATCTCCTCCTTGGGCGATCTTTGCCCTAATGGGCTCGATAAGGTGGTGCTAACTGGAACGCTTAGGGTTGACTTATTTTACCAAGCGCCATTATGATGAGGTTGTGTAGGTGTTGCAACGCCGCCTTGAGCGGCCAAATCTTTGCAGAACTGAGGACGATGGAAGATGAGCACCCTTTCACCATCCGCCAAACTCGACGAACTCATGGGACGAGAACAGCGCAAGACGCCGAGCTGGATTGGCGATGCCATTTACGGTGTGAACGACGGACTCGGCGCCATCTTCGGCATCATCGCCGGCGTCGCCGGTTACACAGGCAACAATCACACCATCCTCGTCTCGGGCTTTTTCGGCGCCCTGGCGAGCACGTTGTCCATGGCCGCCGGCGCGTGGCTCGCGACGAGATCGGAAAACGAGCTCTTGGACAAGGCGTTCCACGAGGCGAAGCGGGACATCGAGCAGAACCGGGCGCGCGAGGTCCAGATCCTCTCGCTCATCTACGAGACGCGCGGGTTTGAGCCGCACGAGGCCAAGGAAATTGCCGAGCGCATCTCGAAGGACGACGATCTCTTCCTGAAGACCATGGCGCAGGAGAAGCACGGGATCCACGAGGCGAGCCGCGGAAACCCATGGGGGGCGGCGCTCTCGGGCGGGCTCTCCACCTTCATCGGCGGCGTGGTGCCGCTCCTCCCGTTCTTCTTCATGCAAGGCCTCGCCGCGATTGTCACCGCGGCAGCCATCAGCCTCGCCGCGCACTTCGTCGTCGGTGCCCTGAAGAGCCTCGTCACCGTCCGCTCCTGGTGGTCGAGCGGCATCGAGATGACCTTTGCCGGCGTGATCGTCGGCGTGGTCTCGTACCTGCTCGGTCTCGCGGGCAGCCACGTGGTGTAGGCGCCGCTGGAACAGCGGGCGATCGCGACGCTTCTCGCGATCGCCCTTTTTCACGCCTGCGGGTAGACGACGACCTTGATGCTCTCGCTCTTGTTCGTCCGCGCACGCTCGAGGGCGTCCCCGGCCTCCGCGAGCGGAAACGTGTCGGTGATAAGATCCCAGACGTCGATCTCGCGCATGAGCTGGATACCCGCGGGATACGTGTTGGCGTATCGGAACACGCCCGCGATCTCGATCTCGCCGTCCGTAAGCTGCGTCAGATCGAGTTCCTTGAGCGGCGACTGCGACAGGCCCACCACCACGAGCCGCCCGCCGCGGCGCAGCGCCGGCAAGAGGGATGCCACCGCGTCTGGGTGGCCGGCCGTCTCGATGGCCACGTCGACGCCGTCAGGAAACCGCTCGCGAACCGCGTCCGCGATGGCGCCCCGCTTCGCGTGCACCGCCTCCGTGGCCCCGAGCTGGAGCGCGAGCTGAAGCCGCTTCTCCACCGTATCGCTGACCACCACGTCGCCCGCGCCAAGCCGCCGCGCCGCGACCACCGTGAAGAGGCCCACGGGCCCCATCCCCGCGATGGCGACGCGATCCCCAGGGCGCATGCCGGATCGGCGGATGGCGTGAAGCGCGACGGAGAACGGCTCGACCATCGCCGCCTGTTCGTACGACATGTCGTCCGGGATGGGATGGACGAAGTCCGCGCGGTGGGCGATGTACTGGGCGAACGCGCCGTCGACGGGCGGCGTCGCGAGGAAGCGGACGTGCGGGCACAGGTTGTACCGCCCCGATTTGCAAAAGTCGCACCGCCCGCAGGTCACGCCGGGCTCGATGGCGACGCGCTGACCCGGGCGCAGATGCTTCACGTTCGCGCCGACGGCCACGACGACGCCGCTTGCCTCGTGGCCCAGAATGAGCGGGCCGTCGACCACGTACCTGCCGATCCGACCGTGTTCGTAGTAGTGCACGTCGGAGCCGCACACCCCGACCGCCTCCACCCGAATCAGCGCGTCGTCCGGCGAGGGCTCGGGCACCGGAACCTCGCGGACCTCCACCTGCCGCGTGCCGACGAGGTACGCCGCTTTCATCGTCTTGGGAATGGCGCTCGACACTGCCACGAGAACTCCCCTTCCTCATGCATCCTCTGCACTTCGATTCTAGTATACAGAAAGAGATCAAGGGCGCAGGGTCCGCCGCTCACCCTTGCGCCCGAAACGCCGCGATGGCCTCGCGAATGACCTCGAGATCGATCTCGGCCGGAATCTCCACCTGTACGGTGTACGTATCGGTGCCAAACTCCCTGATGGCGAGTGTCGCCCGCCCGCCGGTCATCTCGCTCATCTTCGCCTCGAAGTCGCGAAACGAAATGGCGTACGGCAGCGGAACCGTGCACAGCTTGTTCCCTTCGCGCGCGCCCACTGTGATGGCGGAGCTCACCACCGACGCGTTCGGCAGCACGCGGCGCACGCCGCCCTCTTCGAGGATCGTGTGATACCAATTCACGTCCACCACGGTGCCGCTGTACTCGACGCCGCCAAACAAGTACGTGCGGAAGCTGACGTACTCCCCAAGCTGAAACGGCCGGACCGCAAACAGCACGAGGCCCGCGATGAGATTCGCGAGCGTCGACTGCGCGCCCACGCCGACGATCACGCCCGTCACCGCGCCGCCGACGAGAATGCTGCCCACCTTCACCTGCAGCAGATTCAGGCCGATCACGAGCACGAACGCGTAGCCCACGGCGCTCAGCGCTCGGTTGACCACGCTCAGCACGCGGATGTCCGCGCTCGGGTGCCGAGCCGCCATGGCGTTGACCGTGCGGCGAAGCTGGTTGACGACCAAGGCGCCCACCACAAACCAGGCGAGCGCGATGCCCCACTCGATGATCTGGCGGTCCAGCGAAGGCAGCGATTGCAGCCGCTCCGACTCGCGCCCGAGGTACGCGGCGACCGCGAGCACCACCAAGAGCACGAGATATATCGTGAACCGCCGCCACCCGGCGGACCGCCGGCGGAACCCTTCCGTCAATGAAGACACCTCGATTTCAAGACTCGAGAAAGGCCACAGCGGATGCTCGCTGTGGCCACACAAGTAACCCCATGATAGCGCAGGAACGCATCGCCATCAATGGCTCTGCTCCGGCAACAGGTACGCGGGCGACTGCGTCCAGTTGGACGGGATGGCCGTGTTGGTCCACTGGCTCTTTGGCATCCAGGGCTCATGATGCTCATCGAAATACGCGTCGATCATCTTGCGCGCCAGGATGGCCGAGAAGCTCGCACCGTAGCCCCCGCCCGGCGCCATCACGGCCACCGCCACGAGCGGGTGATTGAGCGGCGCGTAGCAGATGAACACCGAGTTGTCGGTCCGGTGTCCGTTGATGACAATCTGCGCCGTCCCCGTCTTCCCGGCGGCCTGATAGGGCGCACCCAAGAAGGCGTAATACGCCGTGCCCGCCGGATTCGACGTCACGCCGTACATGCCCTCCTTGATGAGGTCCCACTGCCACGGCGCGGCACTCACGCGGCCCAAGATCTGCGTCTTGTACGTGAGAATGGGCTTCGCACCCGAGTTCGGCGTGCCGTTTGGCGAGAACACGTTCTCAAGCAGGTGGGGCTTGAGCCTGAGCCCCTCGTCCGCCAGCGTCATGGCGTAGACGCCGAGCTCCATCGGC from Alicyclobacillus acidocaldarius subsp. acidocaldarius DSM 446 carries:
- a CDS encoding NAD(P)-dependent alcohol dehydrogenase — translated: MSSAIPKTMKAAYLVGTRQVEVREVPVPEPSPDDALIRVEAVGVCGSDVHYYEHGRIGRYVVDGPLILGHEASGVVVAVGANVKHLRPGQRVAIEPGVTCGRCDFCKSGRYNLCPHVRFLATPPVDGAFAQYIAHRADFVHPIPDDMSYEQAAMVEPFSVALHAIRRSGMRPGDRVAIAGMGPVGLFTVVAARRLGAGDVVVSDTVEKRLQLALQLGATEAVHAKRGAIADAVRERFPDGVDVAIETAGHPDAVASLLPALRRGGRLVVVGLSQSPLKELDLTQLTDGEIEIAGVFRYANTYPAGIQLMREIDVWDLITDTFPLAEAGDALERARTNKSESIKVVVYPQA
- a CDS encoding VIT1/CCC1 transporter family protein, translating into MSTLSPSAKLDELMGREQRKTPSWIGDAIYGVNDGLGAIFGIIAGVAGYTGNNHTILVSGFFGALASTLSMAAGAWLATRSENELLDKAFHEAKRDIEQNRAREVQILSLIYETRGFEPHEAKEIAERISKDDDLFLKTMAQEKHGIHEASRGNPWGAALSGGLSTFIGGVVPLLPFFFMQGLAAIVTAAAISLAAHFVVGALKSLVTVRSWWSSGIEMTFAGVIVGVVSYLLGLAGSHVV
- a CDS encoding endo-1,4-beta-xylanase, producing the protein MTDQAPSLKEAYASRFRVGAAVNAATVHTHAHLLARHFSSVTPENEMKWERIHPAEDTYSFSAADQIVLFARDHGMFVRGHTLVWHNQTPSWVFLDSLGQPAPAKLVEARLEQHIAEVVGHYRGAALCWDVVNEAVIDQGDGWLRPSPWRQALGDDYIEMAFRLAHQADPGALLFYNDYNETKPDKRDRILRLLEHLLDRGVPVHGVGLQMHVSLDDPPIEEMEEAIERYRALGLRLHVTELDVSVYPWVHEPDRPQAPARPYDDELAERLAARYEALFALYLRHQDAIDNVTLWGVADDSTWRDDFPVKGRKDWPLLFDVHHRPKEAFWRVVRLAQN
- a CDS encoding mechanosensitive ion channel family protein, which produces MSSLTEGFRRRSAGWRRFTIYLVLLVVLAVAAYLGRESERLQSLPSLDRQIIEWGIALAWFVVGALVVNQLRRTVNAMAARHPSADIRVLSVVNRALSAVGYAFVLVIGLNLLQVKVGSILVGGAVTGVIVGVGAQSTLANLIAGLVLFAVRPFQLGEYVSFRTYLFGGVEYSGTVVDVNWYHTILEEGGVRRVLPNASVVSSAITVGAREGNKLCTVPLPYAISFRDFEAKMSEMTGGRATLAIREFGTDTYTVQVEIPAEIDLEVIREAIAAFRAQG